The following coding sequences are from one Ochotona princeps isolate mOchPri1 chromosome 8, mOchPri1.hap1, whole genome shotgun sequence window:
- the BCL11A gene encoding B-cell lymphoma/leukemia 11A isoform X6 — MNFPLGDILIFIEHKRKQCNGSLCLEKAVDKPPSPSPIEMKKASNPVEVGIQVTPEDDDCLSTSSRGICPKQEHIADKLLHWRGLASPRSAHGALIPTPGMSAEYAPQGICKDEPSSYTCTTCKQPFTSAWFLLQHAQNTHGLRIYLESEHGSPLTPRVGIPSGLGAECPSQPPLHGIHIADNNPFNLLRIPGSVSREASGLAEGRFPPTPPLFSPPPRHHLDPHRIERLGAEEMALATHHPSAFDRVLRLNPMAMEPPAMDFSRRLRELAGNTSSPPLSPGRPSPMQRLLQPFQPGSKPPFLATPPLPPLQSAPPPSQPPVKSKSCEFCGKTFKFQSNLVVHRRSHTGEKPYKCNLCDHACTQASKLKRHMKTHMHKSSPMTVKSDDGLSTASSPEPGTSDLVGSASSALKSVVAKFKSENDPNLIPENGDEEEEEDDEEEEEEEEEEEEELTESERVDYGFGLSLEAARHHENSSRGAVVGAVVGDEGRALPDVMQGMVLSSMQHFSEAFHQVLGEKHKRGHLAEAEGHRDTCDEDSVAGESDRIDDGTVNGRGCSPGESASGGLSKKLLLGSPSSLSPFSKRIKLEKEFDLPPAAMPNTENVYSQWLAGYAASRQLKDPFLSFGDSRQSPFASSSEHSSENGSLRFSTPPGELDGGISGRSGTGSGGSTPHISGPGPGRPSSKEGRRSDTCEYCGKVFKNCSNLTVHRRSHTGERPYKCELCNYACAQSSKLTRHMKTHGQVGKDVYKCEICKMPFSVYSTLEKHMKKWHSDRVLNNDIKTE; from the exons ATAAACTTCTGCACTGGAGGGGCCTGGCTTCCCCTCGGTCTGCACATGGAGCTCTGATCCCCACTCCCGGGATGAGTGCAGAATACGCCCCGCAGGGTATTT GTAAAGATGAGCCCAGCAGCTACACATGTACAACTTGCAAACAGCCATTCACCAGTGCATGGTTTCTCTTGCAACACGCACAGAACACTCATGGATTAAGAATCTACTTAGAAAGCGAACACGGAAGTCCCCTGACCCCGCGGGTTGGTATCCCTTCAGGACTAGGTGCAGAATGTCCTTCCCAGCCACCTCTCCATGGGATTCATATTGCAGACAATAACCCCTTTAACCTGCTCAGAATACCAGGATCAGTATCCAGAGAGGCTTCCGGCCTGGCCGAAGGGCGCTTTCCACCCACTCCCCCCCTGTTTAGTCCGCCACCAAGACATCACTTGGACCCCCACCGCATAGAGCGCCTGGGGGCGGAAGAGATGGCCCTGGCCACCCATCACCCGAGTGCCTTTGACAGGGTGCTGCGGTTGAATCCGATGGCTATGGAGCCTCCCGCCATGGATTTCTCTAGGAGACTTAGAGAGCTGGCAGGGAACACGTCTAGTCCACCGCTGTCCCCAGGCCGGCCGAGCCCTATGCAAAGGTTACTGCAACCATTCCAGCCAGGTAGCAAGCCTCCCTTCCTGGCGACGccccccctccctcctctgcagtccgcccctcctccctcccagcccccgGTCAAGTCCAAGTCGTGCGAGTTCTGCGGCAAGACGTTCAAATTTCAGAGCAACCTGGTGGTGCACCGGCGCAGCCACACGGGCGAGAAGCCCTACAAGTGCAACCTATGCGACCACGCTTGCACGCAGGCCAGCAAACTGAAGCGCCACATGAAGACGCACATGCACAAGTCATCCCCCATGACGGTCAAGTCCGATGACGGCCTCTCCACTGCCAGCTCCCCGGAACCAGGCACAAGCGACCTGGTGGGCAGCGCCAGCAGCGCGCTCAAATCCGTGGTGGCCAAGTTCAAGAGCGAGAACGACCCCAACCTGATCCCAGAGAACGGggacgaggaggaagaggaggacgacgaggaagaggaagaagaggaggaagaggaggaggaggagctgacaGAGAGCGAGAGGGTGGACTACGGCTTCGGGCTGAGCCTGGAGGCGGCGCGCCACCACGAGAACAGCTCCCGTGGCGCGGTCGTGGGCGCGGTCGTGGGCGACGAGGGCCGCGCCCTGCCCGACGTCATGCAGGGCATGGTGCTCAGCTCCATGCAGCACTTCAGCGAGGCCTTCCACCAGGTCCTGGGCGAGAAACATAAGCGCGGCCACCTGGCCGAGGCCGAGGGCCACAGGGACACTTGCGACGAAGACTCGGTGGCCGGCGAGTCGGACCGCATAGACGATGGCACTGTAAACGGCCGTGGCTGCTCCCCGGGTGAGTCGGCCTCGGGGGGCCTGTCCAAAAAGCTGCTGCTGGGCAGCCCCAGCTCGCTGAGCCCCTTCTCCAAGCGCATCAAGCTCGAGAAGGAGTTCGACCTGCCCCCGGCCGCCATGCCCAACACGGAGAACGTGTACTCGCAGTGGCTCGCCGGCTACGCGGCCTCCAGGCAGCTCAAAGATCCCTTCCTCAGCTTCGGAGATTCCCGACAATCGCCTTTTGCCTCCTCATCGGAGCACTCCTCGGAGAACGGGAGCTTGCGCTTCTCCACGCCGCCCGGGGAGCTGGACGGAGGGATCTCGGGGCGCAGCGGCACGGGAAGTGGAGGGAGCACGCCCCATATTAGTGGTCCGGGCCCGGGCAGGCCCAGCTCAAAAGAGGGCAGACGCAGCGACACTTGTGAGTACTGTGGGAAAGTCTTCAAGAACTGTAGCAATCTCACTGTCCACAGGAGAAGCCACACGGGCGAAAGGCCTTATAAGTGCGAGCTGTGCAACTATGCCTGTGCCCAGAGTAGCAAGCTCACCAGGCACATGAAAACGCATGGCCAGGTGGGGAAGGACGTTTACAAATGTGAAATTTGTAAGATGCCTTTTAGCGTGTACAGTACCCTggagaaacacatgaaaaaatggcACAGTGATCGAGTGTTGAATAATGATATAAAAACTGAATAG